From Lolium perenne isolate Kyuss_39 chromosome 5, Kyuss_2.0, whole genome shotgun sequence, a single genomic window includes:
- the LOC127298532 gene encoding probable serine/threonine protein kinase IRE, with the protein MDSPRFRAILRATSGRRKPRPPEVKSFSHELNPGSGGAAGHQPHHLAARNRPRGGDEFIGVIKTKFIRLKEEVDAELGVFAGDLVGVLNRSTPDDNDGGHEEEDQQHKEWRVTLEDLLVVAQKCAEMSPEEFWVKCEGIVQALDDRRQELGTAGGVLKQAHTRILFILTRCTRLLQFRKELNGYADYDKHQHILGLHQLSDLGLYPLQAGDGGSTDLGRRSTSSLTELKERLIRRRMLEHKHLTLDFAGRHFLAEPVESPGSGSGGKISSWKKLPSPAEKNRHKNAEDKEDKVTPTKKAITRNKIDVDEIVERIDAASIHPDGLASLGDSAVKVEISPEYPGAQQIIVDGKPRMICRICDFEIPMACAEGHFIVCTLADRCDSKGLSTDKRLQRVAEVLERVLSCFEAKTPNDPEINHPDNARASTSSLTEEESDGSMDHDNDLSHLLTVPSSELFSQGALTTASGSLSQSPLLTPRTSHAESQLTKNKAFVELENFQQVESLLTIARGIESIKSSEYNSLEDLSSYLEDLNAVIDTRKVDALVVETFGRRIAKLLQEKFMQLCGQIDDMSTDSLGPIDEDGPLENSVNSRTSQLNGKFKDRTSIEDFEIIKPISRGAFGRVFLAKKRVTGDLFAIKVLKKADMIRKNAVESILAERDILISVRNPFVVRFFYSFTCRENLYLVMEYLNGGDLYSLLRGLGCLDEDMARAYIAELVLALEYLHSLNVIHRDLKPDNLLISRDGHLKLTDFGLSKVGLINSTDDLSGPDVSSALAGDHQPTDAEQRAHKRVQRQKQTAVGTPDYLAPEILLGMTHGPTADWWSVGVILFEILVGIPPFNAEHPQIIFDNIMNREIPWPQVPEELSFEAYDLINKLLIENPVQRLGATGAGEVKAHPFFKGINWDMISRQQAVFIPCTDDDYDTSYFACRHAWGAADEQVHAAPNEYDDRSETSSMSCGSSPRSCDYEEDGDECGSMEEFGPPLSVKYSFSNFSFKNISQLASMNYDLITKHNEDPLQSSKS; encoded by the exons ATGGACTCGCCGCGGTTCCGGGCGATCCTGCGGGCGACCAGCGGGCGGCGGAAGCCCCGACCGCCGGAGGTCAAGAGCTTCTCGCACGAGCTCAACCCGGGGAGCGGCGGGGCGGCGGGGCACCAGCCGCACCACCTCGCGGCGCGGAACAGGCCCCGCGGGGGCGACGAGTTCATCGGCGTCATCAAGACCAAGTTCATCCGGCTcaaggaggaggtggacgccgagcTGGGCGTCTTCGCGGGGGACCTCGTCGGCGTGCTCAACAGGAGTACGCCCGACGACAACGACGGCGGCCACGAGGAGGAGGACCAGCAGCACAAGGAGTGGCGCGTTACGCTCGAGGACCTGCTCGTCGTCGCGCAGAAGTGCGCGGAGATGAGCCCCGAGGAGTTCTGGGTCAAGTGCGAGGGCATCGTGCAGGCGCTCGACGACCGCCGCCAGGAGCTCGGCACCGCGGGCGGCGTCCTCAAGCAGGCACACACGCGCATCCTCTTCATCCTCACCAGATGCACGCGCCTCCTGCAGTTCCGGAAGGAGCTCAATGGCTACGCCGACTACGACAAGCACCAGCACATCCTCGGTCTGCACCAGCTTAGCGACCTGGGGCTCTACCCGTTACAGGCCGGCGACGGCGGCTCCACGGACCTAGGACGTAGAAGCACCTCCAGCCTCACCGAGCTCAAGGAGAGGCTCATAAGGAGGAGGATGCTGGAGCACAAGCACCTGACGCTCGACTTCGCCGGACGTCACTTCTTGGCAGAGCCCGTTGAGTCTCCGGGCAGTGGCAGCGGTGGCAAGATATCGTCTTGGAAGAAGCTGCCGTCGCCTGCCGAGAAGAACCGGCACAAGAACGCGGAGGACAAGGAGGACAAGGTCACGCCAACGAAGAAGGCGATAACCAGGAACAAGATCGACGTGGATGAGATTGTCGAGAGGATCGACGCCGCTAGCATTCACCCGGACGGCCTGGCTTCCCTTGGGGACTCGGCCGTCAAGGTCGAGATTTCACCCGAGTACCCAGGGGCCCAGCAAATAATCGTCGATGGGAAACCGAGGATGATATGCAGGATCTGCGATTTTGAGATCCCCATGGCGTGTGCCGAAGGCCATTTCATAGTATGCACGCTAGCTGATCGCTGTGATTCCAAGGGCTTGAGTACCGACAAGAGGCTGCAGAGGGTCGCCGAGGTCCTTGAGAGGGTCCTCTCTTGCTTTGAAGCAAAGACCCCGAATGACCCAGAAATTAATCATCCCGACAACGCAAGAGCTAGCACATCGAGTTTAACTGAAGAAGAATCTGATGGATCCATGGATCATGACAATGACTTGTCTCATCTGCTCACAGTGCCATCATCGGAATTGTTTTCACAA GGAGCACTGACAACGGCATCAGGAAGCTTGTCACAGTCACCATTATTGACACCAAGAACTAGCCACGCAGAATCACAGCTGACTAAAAACAAGGCGTTCGTCGAACTGGAGAATTTTCAGCAG GTTGAAAGTTTACTGACTATCGCTAGAGGCATTGAGAGCATAAAAAGTTCAGAGTACAACTCACTGGAGGACTTGAGCTCTTACCTTGAAGACCTGAATGCTGTCATTGACACGAGAAAAGTGGATGCACTTGTTGTGGAGACGTTTGGAAGAAGGATAGCAAAGTTACTACA GGAGAAATTTATGCAACTGTGTGGACAAATAGATGATATGAGCACTGATTCATTAGGTCCAATAGATGAAGATGGTCCTTTGGAGAATAGTGTAAACTCGAGAACAAGCCAGCTGAACGGAAAATTTAAGGATCGTACCTCAATTGAGGACTTCGAAATTATAAAGCCAATCAGCCGTGGTGCATTTGGGCGTGTATTTCTTGCAAAGAAAAGGGTAACAGGAGACCTCTTTGCCATCAAG GTGCTGAAGAAAGCTGATATGATCCGCAAGAATGCAGTTGAAAGCATCTTGGCGGAGCGGGACATCTTAATATCAGTCCGTAACCCGTTTGTG GTTCGATTTTTCTACTCCTTCACATGTAGGGAAAACCTTTATCTTGTTATGGAGTACTTGAACGGAGGAGACCTCTATTCCCTCTTGAGAGGCTTAGGTTGTTTGGATGAAGATATGGCAAGGGCATATATAGCAGAACTG GTTCTTGCATTGGAGTATCTGCATTCTTTAAATGTGATTCACCGTGATTTGAAGCCCGACAACTTATTAATCTCTCGTGATGGCCATTTAAAG TTGACTGATTTTGGACTATCAAAGGTTGGTCTTATAAACAGCACAGATGATTTATCTGGTCCAGATGTCAGCAGTGCTCTAGCTGGTGATCATCAACCAACAGATGCAGAACAACGTGCACACAAGCGAGTGCAGAGACAAAAGCAGACAGCTGTGGGAACTCCCGACTATTTGGCCCCTGAGATACTGCTAGGGATGACCCATG GTCCAACTGCAGATTGGTGGTCAGTTGGTGTCATTCTCTTTGAGATTCTTGTAGGAATTCCTCCATTCAATGCTGAGCATCCGCAG ATAATATTTGACAATATAATGAACCGGGAAATACCTTGGCCGCAAGTACCAGAAGAACTGAGCTTCGAAGCATACGATTTGATCAACAA GTTGCTAATTGAGAACCCGGTACAAAGATTAGGTGCAACGGGTGCTGGAGAG GTAAAGGCCCATCCGTTCTTTAAAGGCATCAACTGGGATATGATTTCTAGACAACAG GCTGTGTTTATTCCTTGTACGGACGATGATTATGATACGAGTTATTTCGCCTGCCGTCATGCGTGGGGTGCTGCTGATGAGCAAGTCCATGCAGCCCCCAACGAGTATGATGACAGAAGTGAGACTAGTAGCATGAGTTGTGGCAGCAGTCCACGCAGTTGTGATTATGAAGAAGAT GGCGATGAATGCGGTAGCATGGAAGAATTTGGACCTCCACTATCGGTGAAATATTCTTTCAGCAACTTCTCATTCAAG AATATTTCCCAGCTAGCATCGATGAACTACGATCTAATAACGAAGCATAATGAGGATCCTTTGCAGTCTTCGAAATCTTGA
- the LOC127298533 gene encoding uncharacterized protein, with protein MAARVHSNRVAALAASPARTGQERRLRRSPAMVDARRRRERQPRCGEAAAGTAAGCAAVCCCIPFAVVELVVLAAVRAPAALCQRTIRSQRSRRRAARARRMKEMEDLILAADASPRTVAAVRAKHAALVAEEEQGWCHWPSKPAAAAAEKEVELAEEEKEVWARFNATGFWRSPSQREEAW; from the coding sequence ATGGCGGCCAGGGTGCACAGCAACCGCGTGGCGGCATTGGCGGCGTCGCCCGCGAGGACGGGCCAGGAGAGGCGGCTGAGGCGGTCGCCCGCAATGGTggacgcgcggcggcggcgggagcggCAGCCGCGGtgcggggaggcggcggcggggacgGCGGCGGGGTGCGCGGCCGTCTGCTGCTGCATCCCGTTCGCCGTCGTCGAGCTCGTCGTGCTCGCCGCCGTGCGCGCGCCCGCCGCGCTCTGCCAACGCACCATCCGCAGCCAGCGCAGCCGGCGCCGCGCCGCCCGGGCCAGGCGGATGAAGGAGATGGAGGACCTCAtcctcgccgcggacgcgtcgccCAGGACGGTGGCCGCGgtccgcgccaagcacgcggcgcTGGTGGCCGAGGAGGAGCAGGGGTGGTGCCACTGGCCGTCCAAGCCCGCGgccgcggcggcggagaaggaggtggagctcgccgaggaggagaaggaggtgtGGGCGCGCTTCAACGCCACCGGcttctggaggagcccatcgCAGCGCGAGGAAGCGTGGTGA
- the LOC139831466 gene encoding uncharacterized protein: protein MVYDDSADVKEFEVGQAFHDSRQFKQALVNYGLKHFKHLIFPKDERTRVLAKCSWIGCPWSIYGSLVPSRSEWFRYHNVHHCVPRRNNKLVSSTVIAEKYFREIKDNPGWRIEKMQEAVVKDFLVDVSESKCKRAKKIVMERIVDGTNGEYARVYDYHLELVRTNPGSTVAVTLNPDVTDRPVFERMYVCLEGCKRGFLAGCRRVVGLDGYFLKSADIQINNQGDGCVVISDQQKGLIKAVSEIIPNAEHRMCERHIYANWRKQHRDKIFQKLFWACAKSSDTIQFNYNRAKLAQKRPDGAKDMMKTAPAHWCRANFRLGYYCDSVENNLCESFNNAIMRAKKFPVISSMEIMRSKVMARIPGNKAKSQGWHGTICPNIFKKLKLNVKRSNICTVLYNGDEGFEVQEGEHRRCIAKYYNQWRGKRVGQ from the exons ATGGTGTATGATGACAGTGCAGATGTGAAAGAATTCGAGGTTGGTCAGGCTTTTCATGATAGTAGACAATTCAAACAAGCATTAGTCAACTATGGACTGAAACATTTCAAGCACTTAATATTTCCCAAGGATGAGAGGACAAGAGTGTTGGCGAAATGCAGTTGGATTGGTTGCCCATGGAGCATATACGGCTCCCTAGTACCTAGCAGGTCAGAATGGTTCAGGTACCACAATGTGCACCATTGTGTCCCAAGGAGGAACAATAAGTTGGTTAGTAGTACGGTGATAGCAGAGAAATATTTTAGGGAGATTAAGGATAATCCGGGTTGGAGGATTGAGAAGATGCAGGAGGCAGTAGTAAAAGATTTTTTGGTTGATGTTAGTGAATCAAAATGCAAAAGAGCAAAGAAGATAGTTATGGAGAGGATTGTAGATGGAACAAATGGAGAATATGCTAGAGTGTATGACTACCacttggaattggtcagaaccaaTCCTGGAAGCACAGTGGCTGTAACTTTAAATCCAGATGTAACTGATAGGCCGGTCTTTGAACGAATGTATGTTTGCTTGGAAGGTTGCAAGCGAGGTTTTCTTGCTGGGTGTAGAAGAGTTGTTGGCCTCGATGGATATTTTCTGAAAAGTGCA GACATACAGATCAATAACCAAGGTGATGGTTGTGTTGTGATATCTGATCAGCAGAAGGGCCTTATCAAGGCAGTCAGTGAGATTATCCCAAATGCAGAACACAGAATGTGTGAAAGACATATATATGCAAATTGGAGAAAGCAGCATAGAGACAAGATTTTCCAGAAACTGTTTTGGGCTTGTGCCAAATCAAGTGACACAATTCAGTTCAACTACAATAGGGCCAAACTAGCACAGAAAAGACCGGATGGTGCAAAGGACATGATGAAGACTGCTCCTGCACATTGGTGTAGAGCCAATTTTAGGCTAGGTTACTACTGTGATTCGGTTGAAAATAATCTGTGTGAGTCATTTAACAATGCTATTATGCGAGCAAAAAAATTTCCAGTAATTTCATCAATGGAAATCATGAGGAGCAAGGTGATGGCTAGAATACCAGGGAATAAGGCAAAGTCACAGGGTTGGCATGGTACAATATGCCCCAATATTTTCAAGAAACTCAAGTTAAATGTGAAACGATCCAACATTTGCACAGTATTGTACAATGGAGATGAAGGGTTCGAGGTTCAAGAAGGGGAACACAGAAG GTGTATAGCCAAGTACTACAACCAGTGGAGGGGAAAGAGAGTTGGTCAGTAG